A window of Phycobacter azelaicus contains these coding sequences:
- a CDS encoding ABC transporter ATP-binding protein: protein MSSERVLEEDPAKDILRLEDFKLQFRGHDAATVNGLSLKVSTGEILCIVGESGCGKSVTAMSIMGLLPKGSSDVLSGKLEFMGKTYDLKVDNLPADQRGNQIAMIFQEPMTSLNPSFTVGNQIVESITQHQGSTRSSAEQQARLMLEKVGIPAPEQRLKEYPHQLSGGMRQRVMIAMALANDPKLLIADEPTTALDVTIQAQILDLICELRRETGMGTIMITHDLGVVAEIADSVAVMYGGEVVEQGSAQEIFSNPQHPYTIGLMSAMPRFDQPGTRLSTVPGSVPAIRNMPKGCRFRNRCAFSASACSARPKLRAFGTDHSVACHFAPLEQNTAVQA, encoded by the coding sequence ATGTCGTCGGAAAGAGTTCTTGAAGAAGATCCCGCAAAAGACATTTTGCGGCTTGAGGACTTCAAGCTCCAATTTCGTGGACACGATGCTGCCACGGTCAACGGGCTAAGCCTTAAGGTCTCGACCGGTGAAATCCTCTGCATTGTCGGCGAGTCGGGATGCGGAAAAAGCGTTACCGCAATGTCGATCATGGGCCTTTTGCCCAAGGGGTCTTCCGATGTTTTGTCGGGAAAACTGGAATTTATGGGTAAAACCTATGACCTGAAGGTTGATAACCTGCCCGCAGACCAGCGTGGCAATCAGATCGCGATGATCTTCCAAGAGCCGATGACCTCGCTCAACCCATCCTTTACGGTTGGCAATCAAATTGTGGAATCCATTACGCAGCATCAGGGCAGCACGCGCAGCTCGGCGGAGCAACAGGCCCGCCTCATGCTGGAAAAAGTTGGAATTCCGGCGCCGGAACAGCGCCTGAAAGAGTATCCGCACCAATTGTCTGGTGGTATGCGCCAGCGGGTTATGATTGCCATGGCCCTGGCCAATGATCCCAAGCTGTTGATCGCGGATGAGCCGACCACAGCCCTCGATGTGACCATTCAGGCGCAAATTCTAGACCTGATTTGCGAGCTACGCCGCGAAACAGGCATGGGAACGATCATGATCACGCATGATCTGGGTGTGGTTGCGGAAATCGCAGACAGTGTTGCTGTGATGTATGGCGGTGAAGTGGTTGAACAAGGCAGCGCTCAGGAGATTTTCAGCAATCCCCAGCACCCTTACACCATCGGCCTGATGAGCGCGATGCCGCGCTTTGATCAGCCCGGCACCCGCCTGAGCACGGTTCCCGGTTCAGTCCCGGCGATCCGCAACATGCCAAAGGGGTGCCGTTTTCGCAACCGGTGCGCCTTTTCAGCCAGTGCTTGCAGTGCGCGCCCAAAGCTGCGGGCATTTGGCACGGACCACAGCGTTGCCTGCCATTTCGCACCACTGGAGCAGAACACGGCGGTGCAGGCATGA